In the genome of Thermoproteus tenax Kra 1, the window TAGCGAGGCTAGGAGAACAACAATTTGTAGAGCGCCAGGCACTCCTTATACGTGAGCCCCTCACAAGCCTTACCGGGCTTGCAGAACTCAGCCAAGTTGTTTACAAAAGCTACGGCGTCCTCTAGACGTCTAAAGAAGGCCGATGCATAGATGGCGCCGCTGAAGGCCCTCTTTATTATCGTTGCGCCTAAATCCTCAAGTATCTTCGGAGCCGCCATTATCACTGGGCAACCTCCTCTGATGGAGAGCCCTATATCGAAGCCGCCCTCGCATATATAGAGGTCCATGTCTCTGTTGTTGCTCACTATATACGCATAGATACATGCGCCTCTGAGGTCGACGTCTATGAACTTGGGCTCGATGAACTTGTAAACTACGTCTAAGAGCGCCGGGGCCTTGCGGTTCGCGCACTCGAGCGCCGACATGAAGTTCTCGAGCCCCTTAGTCGAGAAGGTCGAGTTGCCGTATCTGAGGACCACAGAGGCTCCGTGGACGCTTATGTGGCTGAGCCTTCTTCCCCCTATGTTGCAGTAGACCGATCTCAACGAAGTTAAGCGCCACGTTGAAAGCCACGAGACGACGAAGGCCAGCGCCAGCGCCGTGGCTGCGACGTGGAGGCCTCTGATCCACAGAAAGGCGGACAGAAATAGGAATACGAGGAAGCCCCCACGCTCGAGGAAGAAGCGGTAGTAGCCAAGAAATAGCAACACCAATATTCCGTCTTCCAGATTAAAATTTCTTTTTCGAATGAAGTTCTGCATTTGGCGCAGAGCCGTTGAACACCTAGCCGAAAACTACCCAATTTGCGAGAGGCTTGTTCCATTTTGGATCGGCCATCGGAAATGCCTCTAGGGGCTTTCTCCTCGCCTTAAGGGGCATCCACGATGCCTCAGCCGAGGAGTCTTGGGTTGTGACCCCCTCCTCGCCCTGATGGGTGAGGCTTTCTATTGTAACAGCGTAGTCCCCTCTTGATGTCTACGATGGCTACGGCGTCGCGCCCTCTTCCGACCACAGTGAAGGAAGGCGAGAGGGCTCTGGGCAGATCTGCCGCGGGCCTGAACGCCTCTACAGATCGGAAGAGTTAAATCCCAGGCGAGTATTTCTAGCGCGTGTCCCATAAAGTCATCACGGCCAGCGGCTCATTGGTGGGCGCCGTCGCGAAGAGCCGTAGGCTAGACCATCTTGCGATAGGCTATCTGGTCGCTCTGGCTGTATACGATATATTAGCCGACGTATTTGCGCCTTATCTGCCACCCGAAGCCCTCGTCTATCTCTTCATCATAATAGAGGCCGCGTTTTTGATGGGCTTGCGGTGGATACAGCCCAGGTTCTCGAGGAGGGGGCTCTACGATGGACTCTTCTGGTTTGTTCTGTGGTTCGTGGCCCTTATGTACATTTCAGCTCTAATACCCTCGGGAGATGTCGTTTCCGATATAAAGTCGTTATACTACGAGGGTCTGTTGCCCTTAATGATAGTGGCGTATCTATTGATCGAGCCGGTGGTCTCGGAGCTCTACTTCCGTGCCGTGATTTTCCAGAGACTCGTGGGGCGGAGCCGGCCGGCCGCATACCTTGCATCATCGCTCCTCTGGTCGTTTCTGCTCACAGCGCCGGAGGACTTGGGCGGTCTCGCCACAGCTCTTGTTATGTCGTTGTTGGGCATCATATTGGCGTATGCCTACGAGAGGGGAGGGTTTACCTCTTCGCTCA includes:
- a CDS encoding CPBP family intramembrane glutamic endopeptidase, with protein sequence MSHKVITASGSLVGAVAKSRRLDHLAIGYLVALAVYDILADVFAPYLPPEALVYLFIIIEAAFLMGLRWIQPRFSRRGLYDGLFWFVLWFVALMYISALIPSGDVVSDIKSLYYEGLLPLMIVAYLLIEPVVSELYFRAVIFQRLVGRSRPAAYLASSLLWSFLLTAPEDLGGLATALVMSLLGIILAYAYERGGFTSSLIIHAIFSALYTVNLVIIALG